A section of the Centropristis striata isolate RG_2023a ecotype Rhode Island chromosome 7, C.striata_1.0, whole genome shotgun sequence genome encodes:
- the cenph gene encoding centromere protein H produces MDQSDSVGNFDHLVEAVALNDSPAPHNSTEQKETSPTDMLRIKQQMSNQCFEMAVQLQAGKNKRSCSTSEAERDLPDYVDEVERIKTTNFNSTLILHRMQMWHAIGEKLRQNDSDADALKAVNGRCMALCSQITQLQQESRGLQDEIAETQKERLEMKRLTHEKIKEIEELMSKKEHPDGEKLKAVLEKGQANLEKYKKMTIMTQNVLRGILLACKVNWLDDPKLRDIAMSLEEFPISD; encoded by the exons ATGGACCAATCTGACAGCGTGGGGAACTTCGACCACCTGGTGGAGGCTGTGGCACTGAATGATAGTCCTGCTCCTCACAACTCCACTGAACAGAAAGAAACGTCGCCTACAGACATGCTGAG aataaaacaacagatgtCCAACCAGTGCTTTGAGATGGCAGTACAGCTTCAAGCAG GAAAAAATAAGAGATCATGCAGCACATCTGAAGCTGAGAGGGACCT GCCAGATTATGTTGATGAGGTTGAAAGAATCAAGACAACTAATTTTAACAGCACATTAATACTGCACAG AATGCAGATGTGGCACGCAATTGGAGAAAAACTCAGACAGAATGATTCAGATGCAGA TGCCCTGAAAGCTGTGAATGGTCGCTGCATGGCTCTTTGTTCACAAATAACACAACTTCAGCAA gagTCAAGAGGTCTTCAAGATGAAATcgcagaaacacagaaagagaggcTTG agATGAAACGACTCACACATGAAAAAATTAAAGAGATAGAAGAGCTGATGTCGAAGAAAGAGCACCCAGATGGGGAGAAGCTCAAAGCTGTGTTGGAGAAAGGCCAGGCCAACCTGgagaaatacaaaaagatgaCCATCATGACACAGAACGTTCTCAGG GGCATTCTCTTGGCCTGTAAAGTCAACTGGCTGGACGATCCCAAACTTCGAGACATCGCCATGTCGCTGGAGGAATTCCCCATATCTGATTAG
- the dimt1l gene encoding probable dimethyladenosine transferase produces the protein MPKVRAEKKSRQHQEVKNQGIMFNTGIGQHILKNPLIVNGIIDKAALRPTDVVLEVGPGTGNMTVKLLEKAKKVVACELDCRLVAELQKRVQCTPMQTKLQILVGDVLKTDLPFFDVCVANLPYQISSPFVFKLLLHRPFFRCAVLMFQREFAMRLVATPGDKLYCRLSINTQLLARVDHLMKVGKNNFRPPPKVESSVVRIEPKNPPPPVNFQEWDGLVRIAFVRKNKTLNAAFKSTAVEQLLEKNYRIHCSVHSVEVPADFSITKKIESVLQESEFSEKRARSMDIDDFMVLLHAFNSAGIHFS, from the exons atgccGAAGGTCAGAGCGGAAAAGAAAAGCAGGCAGCACCAAGAGGTCAAAAACCAAG GGATCATGTTCAACACTGGCATTGGCCAGCACATCCTGAAGAATCCATTGATTGTTAACGGGATCATTGACAAG GCTGCGCTGAGGCCAACAGATGTGGTTCTGGAGGTGGGACCTGGTACTGGTAACATGACAGtgaaacttctggaaaaagcCAAGAAG GTGGTGGCCTGTGAGCTGGACTGCAGATTGGTGGCAGAACTTCAGAAAAGAGTACAGTGCAC ACCCATGCAGACCAAACTTCAAATATTAGTTGGAGATGTACTAAAAACAGATCTGCCTTTCTTTGATGTCTGTGTGGCTAATTTACCGTACCAG ATTTCGTCACCGTTTGTCTTCAAGCTCCTGCTGCATCGACCTTTCTTCAG GTGTGCAGTGTTGATGTTCCAGAGAGAGTTTGCCATGCGACTTGTTGCCACACCAGGAGACAAACTGTACTGCAGACTGTCTATCAACACACAACTACTGGCCCGTGTCGACCACCTCATGAAG GTGGGGAAGAATAATTTCCGTCCTCCTCCAAAAGTGGAGTCAAGTGTTGTCCGGATAGAACCGaaaaatcctcctcctccagttAACTTCCAG GAGTGGGATGGCCTCGTCAGAATAGCCTTtgtaaggaaaaacaaaactctcAATGCAGCTTTCAA GTCCACTGCCGTAGAACAGCTGCTGGAAAAGAACTACAGAATTCACTGCTCTGTACACAGTGTG GAAGTCCCAGCAGACTTCAGCATCACCAAGAAGATTGAGAGCGTTTTGCAGGAGTCTGAATTCAGTGAGAAAAGAGCCAGGTCCATGGACATTGATGACTTCATGGT GCTGCTTCATGCATTCAACTCTGCAGGGATCCACTTTTCTTAA
- the LOC131974739 gene encoding LOW QUALITY PROTEIN: kinesin-like protein KIF2A (The sequence of the model RefSeq protein was modified relative to this genomic sequence to represent the inferred CDS: deleted 1 base in 1 codon): MASCFGKIVVGTYVEIKRSDGRIHQAMVTSLNEDNESVTVEWIENGDTKGKEIDLESIFALNPDVAPDEEIAPSPETPPPPTPTCVKVNKIAKNRRTIAPTKNETPSRDNRVIPTRARQPPPQQPEPAPPPPSLQPTQLTQAQTQQQLQNESSHHPLSRKEIGQLSRRKSNCVKEVEKLQEKRERRRLQQQELREKRAQEVDTTIPNYEIMYMIRDFRASLDYRPLTTADLIEEHRICVCVRKRPLNKKELAMKDLDVITIPSKDVVMVHEPKQKVDLTRYLENQTFRFDYAFDDSTTNEMVYRFTARPLVETIFERGMATCFAYGQTGSGKTHTMGGDFSGKNQDCSKGVYALAARDVFLMLKKPNYKKLDLQVYATFFEIYSGKVFDLLNRKAKLRVLEDGKQQVQVVGLQEKEVKCTEEVLKLIEVGNSCRTSGQTSANAHSSRSHAVFQIILRRKGKMHGKFSLIDLAGNERGADTSSADRQTRLEGAEINKSLLALKECIRALGRNKPHTPFRASKLTQVLRDSFIGENSRTCMIATISPGMTSCENTLNTLRYANRVKEFGISPSDIPFSQGGQGSRSDHSPTNTFEYDDFAATSPSRVKELTVDPNQVIEGGRPNIHVVNQLDLLDEDWLSISPQRDDLKLLCEQNEEEVSPQLFTFHEAVSQLVEMEEQVLEDHRAVFQESIRWLEDEKVLLEMTEEVDYDVESYATQLEQILDQKIEILTELRDKVKSFRSTLQEEEQASKQINPKRPRAL, translated from the exons ATGGCGTCGTGTTTTGGGAAGATTGTCGTCGGTACTTATGTGGAGATAAAGCGCAGTGATG GACGTATACACCAGGCAATGGTGACCTCACTAAATGAGGACAACGAGAGCGTCACGGTGGAGTGGATAGAAAATGGAGACACTAAAGGGAAAGAG ATCGATTTAGAGAGTATATTTGCACTTAACCCAGATGTGGCTCCAGATGAGGAGATTGCCCCTAGTCCAGAGACTCCACCCCCACCAACACCCACATGTGTGAAGGTCAACAAAATTGCAAAG AACCGTCGGACGATAGCACCTACTAAGAATGAGACTCCGTCCAGGGATAATAGAG TGATTCCGACCCGGGCCAGACAACCACCGCCTCAACAACCAGAGCCTGCACCCCCACCCCCATCTTTGCAGCCGACACAGCTCACTCAAGCTCAGACACAACAGCAACTGCAGAATG AATCCTCACATCACCCGCTATCCAGAAAGGAGATTGGACAGCTTT CGAGGAGGAAGTCAAACTGCGTGAAGGAGGTGGAGAAActgcaggagaagagagagaggcgCCGGCTTCAGCAACAGGAGCTCAGGGAGAAGAGAGCTCAG GAGGTGGATACCACCATCCCCAATTATGAGATCATGTACATGATCCGAGATTTCCGAGCCAGTCTGGACTACCGGCCCCTGACCACAGCAGATCTG ATTGAAGAGCACagaatatgtgtttgtgtgaggaaACGTCCACTCAACAAGAAAG AGTTGGCCATGAAGGATTTGGATGTGATCACCATCCCCAGTAAAGACGTGGTGATGGTTCATGAGCCAAAACAAAAAGTGGACCTGACCCGCTACCTGGAGAACCAGACCTTCCGCTTCGACTACGCCTTTGATGACAGCACCACCAATGAGATGGTTTACAG GTTCACTGCCAGACCTCTAGTGGAAACCATTTTTGAAAGAGGCATGGCCACGTGCTTTGCCTATGGGCAGACAGGCAGTGGAAAAACGCAT ACTATGGGTGGAGATTTCTCTGGGAAGAACCAAGACTGCTCTAAAGGAGTTTATGCATTAGCTG CTCGGGATGTATTTCTCATGTTGAAGAAACCCAACTACAAGAAGTTAGATCTACAAGTTTACGCCACCTTCTTTGAAATCTACAGCGGAAAG GTGTTTGACCTGCTGAATCGTAAAGCTAAGCTGAGGGTGCTGGAGGACGGGAAACAGCAAGTGCAGGTTGTGGGGCTTCAGGAGAAGGAGGTCAAGTGCACAGAGGAGGTGTTGAAACTCATAGAAGTGGGCAACAGCTGCAG AACATCAGGGCAGACGTCAGCCAACGCCCACTCATCTCGCAGCCACGCCGTTTTCCAGATCATTCTCCGGAGGAAGGGGAAGATGCACGGCAAGTTCTCCCTCATCGACCTCGCAGGTAATGAGAGG GGGGCCGATACCTCAAGTGCCGACCGCCAAACTCGTCTGGAGGGAGCGGAGATCAACAAAAGCCTGCTGGCCCTAAAG GAGTGTATCAGAGCTCTTGGTCGTAACAAGCCTCACACTCCATTCAGAGCCAGTAAGCTCACCCAGGTCCTGAGAGACTCGTTCATTGGGGAAAATTCACGCACATGCATG ATTGCAACAATCTCTCCTGGTATGACATCCTGCGAGAATACCCTCAACACACTACGCTACGCCAACAG AGTGAAGGAGTTTGGGATTAGTCCGTCGGACATCCCCTTCTCCCAGGGCGGTCAGGGGAGTCGCTCTGACCACTCGCCCACCAATACGTTTGAGTACGATGACTTTGCTGCTACCTCTCCCAGCAG GGTGAAGGAGCTGACAGTGGACCCCAACCAAGTGATAGAGGGGGGTCGACCCAACATCCACGTTGTCAACCAGCTGGATCTTTTGGACGAGGACTGGCTGAGTATCTCGCCACAGAGAGACGACCTCAAACTGCTCTGTGAGCAGAAT gaggaggaggtgtctCCCCAGCTATTTACCTTCCACGAGGCAGTGTCTCAGTTAGTGGAGATGGAGGAACAGGTCCTGGAGGACCACCGAGCTGTTTTCCAG GAGTCTATCCGGTGGCTTGAAGATGAAAAGGTGCTGCTGGAGATGACGGAGGAGGTAGATTACGACGTGGAGTCGTACGCCACTCAACTGGAGCAGATCCTCGACCAGAAGATAGAAATCCTCACCGAACTCCGAG ATAAAGTGAAGTCATTCCGCTCCACActccaggaggaggagcaagCCAGTAAGCAGATCAATCCTAAGAGGCCACGTGCTCTTTAG
- the unc45b gene encoding protein unc-45 homolog B has product MGDPIQLKDEGNKHFQAGDTDKAIDCYTKAIKECKDKKVLAIIYRNRSACYLKKENYTSAASDASKAIDVDAADIKALYRRCQALEKLGKLDMAFKDVQRCATLEPKNKTFLETLRRLGADIQAKLKTTFSTDSRVQNMFEILLDDEMEKDKREKAANNLIVLSREDAGAERIFQNNGVPLLLNMIETGKAEMILAAIRTLSGMCTGHKARAMAIIHMVGVDKMCSIMAIDNEEIALATCNLFQCINDSLTGGDKREYGKEEALVLDASKDLKTILLSLLEMVSSMKVSGHGRDQALNLLSKNVPRNSKKEKSNSRTLFTIDNGLKKILKVCGQVPELPDQLPLTDNTQLIASVLLNKLYDDLTCDPERDNFRDLCNQYIKSKIDPNNMDKTIHAINCISGLLQGPFDVGNALVGHEGIMEMMVALCGSEREVDQMVAVEALIHSSSKMSRASFIITNGVSLLKDIYKKTKNEKIKIRSLVGLCKLGSAGGDDYSLRQFAEGSTEKLAKQCRKWLCNPQIDTKTRKWAIEGLAYLTNDADVKDDFVEDELALKAMFELAKSTDKTIIYSVACTLVNCTNCYEKKDILPELVQLAKFSKQHVPEQHPKDKKDFIEKRVKRLLKAGIISALAVMVKADSTILTDQTKELLSRVFLALSEDPRDRGIIVAQGGGKALIPLALEGTDVGKTRASHALAKIASISNPEIAFPGERVYEVVRPLVSLLSTDKDGMQNFEALRSLTNLAGFSEKLRVKIVKENALPEIENYMFEDHEQIRQAATECMCNLVTCKEVQDRYLQDGNDKLKLLVLLCGEDDDKLQVAAAGALAMLTAAQKKLCKKFTMVTTQWLEILQRLCLHTNPCIQHRGLVIVCNMLNSDDNELPKKLIESELLEILSVIGKAEDNPKRQDPIDAARACLVKAMDLGLIKPFASPS; this is encoded by the exons ATGGGAGACCCGATCCAGTTAAAAGATGAgggaaacaaacatttccaagcAGGAGATACTGACAAGGCTATCGACTGCTACACTAAAGCCATCAAGGAATGCAAGGACAAAAAAGTGCTCGCTATAATATACAGGAACAGATCTGCATGCTACCTAAAAAAG GAAAACTATACCAGTGCAGCATCTGATGCATCTAAAG CAATTGATGTCGATGCAGCAGATATTAAAGCCTTGTACCGGCGTTGCCAAGCTCTGGAGAAGCTAGGTAAGCTGGACATGGCTTTCAAAGACGTGCAGAGATGTGCCACCCTCGAACCAAAGAATAAGACCTTCCTGGAGACTCTCCGCAGGCTGGGAGCAGACATCCAGGCCAAG CTCAAGACAACATTCTCCACAGATTCGAGGGTGCAGAACATGTTTGAAATTCTTCTTGACGACGAAATGGAAAAGGATAAAAGGGAAAAA GCTGCCAACAACCTGATTGTGCTGTCTAGAGAGGACGCTGGAGCAGAGAGAATCTTCCAGAACAATGGCGTGCCTCTGCTGCTCAACATGATAGAGACGGGCAAAGCAGAGATGATCCTGGCTGCTATTCGTACTTTGTCGGGAATGTGCACAGGACACAAAGCTCGG GCCATGGCCATTATCCACATGGTGGGCGTGGACAAGATGTGCAGCATCATGGCTATTGACAATGAGGAGATTGCGCTGGCAACCTGCAACCTCTTCCAGTGCATCAATGATTCCCTCACTGGTGGAGATAAAAGGGAATATGGAAAAGAAGAGGCTTTGGTTTTGG ACGCATCTAAAGACCTGAAAACcattctcctctctctgttggaGATGGTTAGTAGTATGAAGGTGTCTGGCCATGGCAGAGACCAGGCACTGAACCTCCTGAGCAAGAATGTTCCCCGCAacagcaagaaagaaaaaagcaactcCAGGACCCTCTTCACCATCGACAACG GTCTGAAGAAGATCCTCAAGGTGTGTGGTCAGGTTCCTGAGCTGCCAGACCAGCTGCCCTTGACAGATAACACACAGCTGATTGCCAGTGTGCTCCTCAACAAGCTCTATGACGACCTCACTTGTGACCCAGAGAGAGACAACTTCAGGGACCTTTGTAATCAATATATCAA ATCCAAAATTGACCCCAACAACATGGACAAGACCATTCATGCTATCAACTGCATCTCAGGGCTGCTTCAGGGTCCCTTCGATGTGGGTAACGCGCTGGTTGGACATGAAGGCATAATGGAGATGATGGTGGCGCTGTGTGGCTCCGAGCGTGAGGTGGACCAGATGGTTGCTGTGGAGGCGCTGATCCATTCCTCCTCCAAAATGAGCCGCGCCTCCTTCATCATCACCAATGGCGTGTCACTGCTCAAGGACATCTACAAGAAGACCAAGAATGAGAAGATTAAAATACGCTCCCTGGTG GGTCTCTGTAAACtgggttcagctggaggtgatgatTACAGTTTAAGGCAATTTGCTGAGGGCTCCACAGAGAAGCTGGCCAAGCAGTGCAGAAA GTGGCTCTGTAATCCCCAGATTGACACCAAAACGAGGAAGTGGGCCATTGAAGGTCTGGCATATCTGACTAATGACGCCGACGTGAAGGATGATTTTGTTGAGGATGAACTTGCACTGAAAGCCATGTTTGAACTGGCCAAG tctaCGGATAAGACAATCATATATTCAGTCGCTTGCACGCTGGTTAACTGCACCAACTGCTATGAAAAGAAGGATATCTTGCCTGAGCTTGTTCAACTAGCCAAGTTCTCAAAGCAACATGTGCCTGAGCAACACcccaag GACAAGAAGGACTTCATCGAGAAGAGAGTGAAAAGGCTGCTGAAGGCTGGTATCATTTCAGCTCTTGCTGTCATGGTGAAGGCTGATAGTACAATCCTGACGGACCAGACCAAAGAGTTGCTGTCGAG GGTTTTCTTGGCATTGTCAGAGGATCCCAGAGATCGTGGTATAATTGTGGCCCAAGGTGGGGGAAAG GCTTTGATTCCACTTGCTCTGGAAGGGACAGATGTGGGAAAGACAAGGGCCAGCCACGCCCTTGCCAAGATTGCTTCCATTTCAAACCCAGAGATTGCCTTCCCTGGTGAGAGG GTGTATGAGGTGGTGCGACCTTTAGTCAGCCTTCTGAGCACAGACAAAGACGGGATGCAGAACTTTGAGGCCCTGAGAAGTCTCACCAACTTGGCTGGTTTCAGTGAAAAACTGAG GGTGAAGATTGTGAAAGAGAATGCTCTGCCAGAGATTGAGAACTACATGTTTGAGGATCACGAACAGATCAGACAGGCTGCCACTGAATGCATGTGCAACCTTGTTACATGTAAAGAG GTCCAGGATCGATATCTGCAAGATGGAAATGATAAGCTGaagctgctggtgctgctgtgtGGCGAGGATGACGACAAACTTCAAGTAGCTGCAGCCGGAGCTCTCGCCATGctcactgctgctcagaagAAGCTCTGCAAAAAATTCACCATGGTG ACCACCCAGTGGCTTGAGATCTTGCAGAGGTTGTGTCTCCACACCAACCCCTGCATACAGCACAGAGGCCTTGTGATTGTCTGCAACATGCTCAACTCTGACGACAACGAGCTGCCCAAGAAGCTGATCGAGAGTGAGCTGCTGGAAATCCTCTCAGTGATTGGCAAGGCGGAGGACAATCCCAAGAGGCAGGACCCAATTGACGCAGCACGCGCATGCCTGGTCAAAGCTATGGATCTTGGTCTCATCAAACCGTTCGCCAGCCCTTCCTAA